The Equus quagga isolate Etosha38 chromosome 2, UCLA_HA_Equagga_1.0, whole genome shotgun sequence genome has a window encoding:
- the SLC16A12 gene encoding monocarboxylate transporter 12 isoform X1 codes for MAKAKRARSTAPPDGGWGWMIVVGCFLVTICTRAVTRCISIFFVEFQTYFTQDYAQTAWIHSIVDCMTMLCAPLGSVVSNHLSCQVGIMLGGLLASTGLILGSFATSLKHLYLTLGVVTGLGFALCYSPAIAMVGKYFSRRKALAYGIAMSGSGIGTFVLAPVVQLLIEQFSWRGALLILGGFVLNLCVCGALMRPITLKEDHTTPEQNHVCRTQTRDFKRVSPCSTLTNKWVQTCLCCSLQQEYSFLLMSDFVVLAVSVLFMAYGCSPLFVYLVPYALSVGVSHQQAAFLMSILGVIDIIGNITFGWLTDRRCLKNYRYVCYLFAVGLDGLCYLCLPMLQSLPLLVPFSCTFGYFDGAYVTLIPVVTAEIVGTTSLSSALGVVYFLHAVPYLVSPPIAGWLVDATGSYTAAFLLCGFSMIFSSVLLGFARLVKKMRKTQLRFLAKESDPKLQLWTNGSVAYSVARGLDQKDEGSVAMAVPGYNPT; via the exons atgtatttcaattttttttgtggAGTTCCAGACGTACTTTACTCAGGATTATGCACAAACAGCGTGGATCCATTCCATTGTAGACTGTATGACCATGCTCTGTG cTCCTCTTGGGAGTGTTGTCAGTAACCATTTATCCTGTCAAGTGGGAATCATGCTGGGTGGCTTGCTTGCATCTACTGGTCTCATCCTGGGCTCATTTGCCACCAGTCTGAAGCATCTCTACCTCACTCTGGGAGTTGTTACAG GTCTTGGATTTGCACTTTGTTACTCCCCAGCTATTGCCATGGTTGGCAAGTATTTCAGCAGACGGAAAGCCCTTGCTTATGGGATCGCCATGTCGGGAAGTGGCATTGGCACCTTCGTCCTGGCTCCTGTGGTTCAGCTCCTTATCGAACAGTTTTCCTGGAGGGGAGCATTACTCATTCTTGGGGGCTTCGTTTTGAATCTCTGTGTTTGCGGTGCCTTGATGCGGCCAATTACTCTTAAAGAGGACCATACAACTCCAGAGCAGAACCATGTCTGTAGAACTCAGACACGAGACTTTAAGAGGGTGTCTCCTTGTTCAACTTTGACCAACAAATGGGTGCAGACCTGCCTTTGCTGCTCTTTGCAGCAGGAATACAGTTTTTTACTGATGTCAGACTTTGTTGTGTTAGCCGTCTCTGTTCTGTTTATGGCTTATGGCTGCAGCCCTCTCTTTGTGTACTTGGTGCCTTATGCTTTGAGTGTTGGAGTGAGTCACCAGCAAGCTGCTTTTCTTATGTCCATTCTTGGGGTGATTGACATTATTGGCAATATCACATTTGGATGGCTCACCGACAGAAG GTGTCTGAAGAATTACCGGTATGTTTGCTACCTCTTTGCCGTGGGACTAGATGGGCTCTGCTATCTTTGCCTCCCAATGCTTCAAAGTCTTCCCCTGCTCGTGCCTTTCTCTTGTACCTTTGGCTACTTTGATGGTGCCTATGTGACTTTGATCCCAGTAGTGACTGCAGAAATAGTGGGGACTACATCTTTGTCATCAGCGCTTGGTGTGGTGTACTTCCTTCATGCAGTGCCATACTTGGTGAGCCCACCCATCGCAG GCTGGCTTGTAGATGCGACTGGCAGCTACACTGCAGCATTTCTTCTCTGTGGATTTTCAATGATATTTAGTTCTGTGTTGCTTGGCTTTGCTAGACTTgtaaagaagatgagaaaaaccCAGCTGCGGTTCCTTGCCAAAGAATCTGATCCCAAGCTGCAGCTGTGGACCAATGGATCGGTGGCTTATTCTGTAGCAAGAGGATTAGATCAGAAAGATGAGGGGTCTGTGGCTATGGCAGTGCCTGGTTACAACCCCACATGA
- the SLC16A12 gene encoding monocarboxylate transporter 12 isoform X2: MAKAKRARSTAPPDGGWGWMIVVGCFLVTICTRAVTRCISIFFVEFQTYFTQDYAQTAWIHSIVDCMTMLCGLGFALCYSPAIAMVGKYFSRRKALAYGIAMSGSGIGTFVLAPVVQLLIEQFSWRGALLILGGFVLNLCVCGALMRPITLKEDHTTPEQNHVCRTQTRDFKRVSPCSTLTNKWVQTCLCCSLQQEYSFLLMSDFVVLAVSVLFMAYGCSPLFVYLVPYALSVGVSHQQAAFLMSILGVIDIIGNITFGWLTDRRCLKNYRYVCYLFAVGLDGLCYLCLPMLQSLPLLVPFSCTFGYFDGAYVTLIPVVTAEIVGTTSLSSALGVVYFLHAVPYLVSPPIAGWLVDATGSYTAAFLLCGFSMIFSSVLLGFARLVKKMRKTQLRFLAKESDPKLQLWTNGSVAYSVARGLDQKDEGSVAMAVPGYNPT, translated from the exons atgtatttcaattttttttgtggAGTTCCAGACGTACTTTACTCAGGATTATGCACAAACAGCGTGGATCCATTCCATTGTAGACTGTATGACCATGCTCTGTG GTCTTGGATTTGCACTTTGTTACTCCCCAGCTATTGCCATGGTTGGCAAGTATTTCAGCAGACGGAAAGCCCTTGCTTATGGGATCGCCATGTCGGGAAGTGGCATTGGCACCTTCGTCCTGGCTCCTGTGGTTCAGCTCCTTATCGAACAGTTTTCCTGGAGGGGAGCATTACTCATTCTTGGGGGCTTCGTTTTGAATCTCTGTGTTTGCGGTGCCTTGATGCGGCCAATTACTCTTAAAGAGGACCATACAACTCCAGAGCAGAACCATGTCTGTAGAACTCAGACACGAGACTTTAAGAGGGTGTCTCCTTGTTCAACTTTGACCAACAAATGGGTGCAGACCTGCCTTTGCTGCTCTTTGCAGCAGGAATACAGTTTTTTACTGATGTCAGACTTTGTTGTGTTAGCCGTCTCTGTTCTGTTTATGGCTTATGGCTGCAGCCCTCTCTTTGTGTACTTGGTGCCTTATGCTTTGAGTGTTGGAGTGAGTCACCAGCAAGCTGCTTTTCTTATGTCCATTCTTGGGGTGATTGACATTATTGGCAATATCACATTTGGATGGCTCACCGACAGAAG GTGTCTGAAGAATTACCGGTATGTTTGCTACCTCTTTGCCGTGGGACTAGATGGGCTCTGCTATCTTTGCCTCCCAATGCTTCAAAGTCTTCCCCTGCTCGTGCCTTTCTCTTGTACCTTTGGCTACTTTGATGGTGCCTATGTGACTTTGATCCCAGTAGTGACTGCAGAAATAGTGGGGACTACATCTTTGTCATCAGCGCTTGGTGTGGTGTACTTCCTTCATGCAGTGCCATACTTGGTGAGCCCACCCATCGCAG GCTGGCTTGTAGATGCGACTGGCAGCTACACTGCAGCATTTCTTCTCTGTGGATTTTCAATGATATTTAGTTCTGTGTTGCTTGGCTTTGCTAGACTTgtaaagaagatgagaaaaaccCAGCTGCGGTTCCTTGCCAAAGAATCTGATCCCAAGCTGCAGCTGTGGACCAATGGATCGGTGGCTTATTCTGTAGCAAGAGGATTAGATCAGAAAGATGAGGGGTCTGTGGCTATGGCAGTGCCTGGTTACAACCCCACATGA